The following are encoded in a window of Manihot esculenta cultivar AM560-2 chromosome 8, M.esculenta_v8, whole genome shotgun sequence genomic DNA:
- the LOC110621552 gene encoding uncharacterized protein LOC110621552, with amino-acid sequence MGRNYSLTFYLIRKELVLLPQIAIFLLWQIWKSRNAIIFQNNHQEVQNIVMITLNHYEDFSITLKECDVHFSPHFGSNNMSIHWSPSPPNIFKVNFDIVVDHNRPKGSSAILARDSSGKPWFCHCKIFENISDPLILEYLACREALLIAHNHNLEDTMVEGDSLMVIQTTTDHIISLIIQVLIKDIQELYKLFRLISFLHIDGNKTTYSLTFKAKHSLDHSSDFFLY; translated from the exons ATGGGGAGAAATTATTCTCTTACATTTTATCTCATTCGGAAGGAGTTGGTGCTCCTTCCACAAATAGCCATTTTCCTTCTTTGGCAAATTTGGAAGAGCAGAAAtgctattatttttcaaaataatcacCAAGAGGTCCAGAATATTGTTATGATTACCCTTAATCACTATGAAGATTTCTCTATTACTTTGAAGGAGTGTGATGTGCACTTTTCTCCTCATTTTGGTTCTAATAATATGTCTATTCATTGGTCTCCTTCCCCTCCAAACATTTTCAAGGTTAATTTTGATATTGTGGTTGATCATAATAGACCCAAAGGTTCTTCGGCTATTCTTGCTAGAGATTCAAGTGGGAAACCTTGGTTTTGTCATTGtaagatttttgaaaatatttctgaTCCTCTTATTTTAGAATATCTTGCTTGTCGAGAAGCTCTCCTTATAGCACATAATCACAATTTAGAGGACACTATGGTGGAAGGTGATTCCTTGATGGTGATCCAAACTACTACTGATCACATTATTTCCCTTATTATCCAAGTGTTGATCAAAGATATTCAAGAACTCTATAAACTTTTCAGATTGATCTCCTTCCTTCATATTGATGGCAACAAGACAACATATTCTCTTACCTTCAAAGCGAAGCACTCCT TGGACCATTCCTCAGACTTTTTCCTCTATTGA